The Methanosarcina acetivorans C2A genome includes the window TATAAGCTTGTTGAGCTGTTTTGTTACCTGTTCGAGCACATGGTCATCCCCATGCACAACAATGGTTATTCTCGAAATATCAGGGTCTTCGGTAACTCCCACAGCCAGGCTGTCTATATTGTATCCGCGCCTTGAGAAAAGGGAGGCAACTCTGGAGAGCACACCTGACTTATTTTCCACAAGGACTGCAAGTGTGTGCTTCATCAGTGCTCCTCCAGGTCGATGATCTCATTAATTGCAGCTCCTGCCGGCACCATCGGATAGACATTCGCTTCACATTCAACAATCACTTCAACAACAGCAGGCCTTCCGGACCCTACAGCCTCTTCGATTGCAGGCCTGACTTCAGACGGCTTTTCCGCACGCAGTCCGAGCGCACCGTAGGCTTCGGCAAGCTTTACGAAGTCAACACTGCCCTTGATAAAGGTGTGGGAATACCTCCGGTCATAGAAGAGTTCCTGCCACTGCCTGACCATGCCCAGGTAACCGTTGTTCAGGATCACGGAAACAACCGGGATATCGTTTTGGACCAGAGTTGCAAGCTCCTGAGAGTTCATCTGGAAAGAGCCGTCGCCTGCGATATTGATAACGGTCTTATCCGGCTTTCCGACCTTGGCTCCCATGGCTGCAGGAAGCCCATATCCCATTGTACCGAGCCCGCCTGAAGTAAGGAAGGTCCTGGGTTTGCGGTATTTGAAGTACTGAGCTGCCCACATCTGGTGTTGCCCGACTTCCGTAACTATGATCGCATCTTTGCAGACTTCGGAAATCTGCTCGACAACAAACTGGGGCATTATAGTATCCGAAGACACATACCTGTAGGCAAGAGGGTATTCTTTCTTCCACTGGTTTATCTTTTCAATCCATTCCGCGGAATTGCAGCGCTGGATATATTTGATAAGAGACTTGAGTATCTGCTTTGCGTCCCCGACAATAGGCACATGGACCTTCACATTCTTGGAAATCTCGGCAGGGTCAACATCAATATGGATAACCCTGGCGTTGGGGGCAAAAGACTCGAGCTTGCCGGTAACCCGGTCGTCAAACCTTGCGCCCACAGCAATAATAAGATCGGACTCCTGGACTGCATAGTTTGCGTATTTGCACCCGTGCATTCCGAGCATTCCGACATAGAGGGGATGCTCGGTCGGGATAGCGCTTATCCCCATAAGGGTAGTGGTAACCGGAGCCATGAGAGTCTCGGCCAGCTCAACAAGTTCCGCACTCGCGTTCGAACTTATTACTCCTCCTCCTGCATAGATTATGGGCCTGCAGGAGTTTGCGATCTCTTCAGCGGCTCGTTTTATCTGCTGGGTATTACCCTTGTAAGTGGGCTTATAGCCTCTGAGTTCTACCTTGTCAGGATATTGTAAATCAATCTCTATATTCTGTACATCCTTTGGAAGGTCAATTAATACCGGGCCAGGCCTTCCGGTGGAAGCGATATGGAAGGCTTCTTTTACAATCCTCGGGATTTCTTCTGCATCCTGTACAAGATAATTGTGCTTGGTAATTGGCAGAGTGATGCCGGTAATATCTGCTTCCTGGAAAGCATCGTTTCCGATAAGGGGCCTTGGTACCTGGCCGGTTAAGGCTACAATTGGCACTGAGTCCATATATGCGGTGGCAATACCTGTTACCAGGTTAGTTGCTCCGGGACCTGAAGTAGAAACGCAGACCCCGGTCTTTCCAGTAGCACGGGCGTACCCGTCCGCAGCATGAGCTGCTGCCTGTTCGTGACGTACAAGTATGTGGCGCAGATCTGAATCATAGAGTTCGTTGTAGAAAGGAATGATCTGCCCTCCCGGATACCCGAAGAGCGTGTCAACCCCTTCTTTTTCAAGGCACTTTATTAGAGCCTTTGCGCCGTTGACTTTTTCTGTTGACCCGGTTGTCATTATTTATCTCCTTACTTATCTCTTAGTTTAACTGGATATACCCAGGTGGGTATCTTTCCAGTTAAGGGTGTGTTTACAAGAAATACTTTTTTATCTCTCACACTCACATTTTTTATTACTGGTTTAGTAAATACATCATAATCAATCATGTTATATATGGATGAGGGTCTCTCCGGGATTTAAGAGTGCCAGAGATCCCCTGTTTCAAAAATTTCTTCAAACAGGAAAAAGAGGAGAGGACAGAAAAGTCCTCCTGAGAAACCTTTGAAGTTCCGCATCCTTTTGTGACTTACTCTTCCCGGATAAGGCGGTTCATCCCGTTCATTACGGCTTCTACAGAGGCCATAATAATGTCCGTTCTTGCCCCGCTTGCAGTAATTACCTTTCCGTTCTTGGAAAGTTTTACTCTTACCTCTACAAGAGCGTCAGTTCCACCGGTAATAGAGTCTACATGGTACTCTTCAAGGACGACGTCTTCAGCACAGGAACTTACAGCTCTCCGGATAGCATTGATCACAGCATCCACGGGTCCGTTTCCGATTCCAGCCTGTACGATTTCTTTATCTTTTACATTGAGCTTTATGGAAGCGGTTGGAGTAACCCGGTTTCCAGATACAATGGTGAACTCTTCCAATTTTACAATAGGTTCTTTGTAAATATCAAGCACGGTTTCTGCGATGGTCTGCAGGTCTGCATCAGTGATATGCTTGCCCTGGTCGCCCATCTGCTTGACTCTGTTGAAGATTTCTTCAGTCTGGGCCTCATCAGCCTCAAGCCCCATTTCCTTTAAGGCGAGAGTGATGGAACTCCTTCCTGCATGTTTTCCAAGTACGATCTGGCGCTGTCGTCCGATATATTCGGGACTCATCGGTTCATAGGTTGACTTGTCAGCCAGAAGTCCGTGCACGTGGATTCCTGCTTCGTGAGTGAACGCATTTCCTCCTACAAGGGCTTTGTTGGGGGATACGGGAATTCCGGTAAGCCGGCTTACAAGCCTTGAAGTCCGGTATATCTGCTCGTGCTTGATACCGGTATCATATTTATAGAGCCACTCCAAGCTCATTACGACTTCCTCAAGCGAGGCGTTTCCGGCCCTTTCCCCTAAACCATTAATTGTCACATGAGACTGCTTTGCTCCTGCCGCAAGTGCAGCAACCGTGTTTGCAGTTGCTAAACCGAAGTCATTATGGCAGTGAATGCTTATCGGGGCTTTCAGGGAAGAAGACAGGTCCCGGAAAATCTCGGTGGTCTTTTCAGGCACCAGGAGCCCTACAGTATCGCAGAAACATAACCTGTCAGCTCCGGCATCTATTCCGTCGGAATAAATGGCTTTTAAGAATTCCGGGTCTGCACGCGAGGCATCTTCTCCGCTCAGCTCTACGATCAGGCCGTGGTCTTTGGCATACTCGGTAACCTCGGCTGCGATCTGCCTTACTGTATCCCGGTCCTTTTTGATTTTTGTTTTGATATGCAAGTCCGAAACTGGAGCTACAAGGTGGATCGAATCGACGTCGCACTCAAGAGCATGGTCAACGTCCATTTTTACAATCCTGCAGTAGCTGCAGATTTCGGCATCAAGCCCAGCATTCGCTACGGCCTTGATTGATTCCCTTTCCCCGGCAGAAGTAATTGCAGAGCCGGCCTCGATTACATTAATTCTCATCTCATCAAGGGCCCGGGCAATTAAGAGTTTCTTCTCTCTGGTCAGGGCTACGCCAGGTGTTTGTTCACCGTCTCTCAAAGTAGTATCCAGAAAGTGGATGTTTTCGAATAATATAATCCCTCAGTCTTGGTTTTTATTTCAATAGATCATTTTGCAGAACAGGGGAAAAATAAAATTGTTAATATTATATAATTGTACCCTATTTTGCAGCACTCATTTCACTATAATCGTACATATATTTTATCTCAGAAACCCCATTCTATCCGGGAATATTCCCGAATTTACTCCCGGGTTCTCCGAAACTTTTCTTCAATAGGTAGACCATAGTATTTTTAGTTTCCAGTTAACAATCCGGTCTGACTTATTAGTGCTTTTACTTTCACCCGGCTAACTCAGCCTTTATTTTGGCTGGCGTTAAGGAGAGTAGAGACTATGAGTATACACGAATATTATACCGATATTTGGCTTCCAAAATTAGAGGAGAAAATTCGGACTGCAGACTACCCCAAGAGAAACAGAGACCTCATTCTGAAGTTTGAAACTTACCTTTTTTCAGAGGGCCTGAAGTCCCTCAGAGTCCTGAAATATCTATTCGTCCTGGATAAGATCGCGAGTGGATCCTCAGTAAGTTTTTCAAAAATGAACGAGCACCATGTCCAGAAAATAATTGCTGATTTTGAAAGATCTGAGCTCGCAGCATCGACAAAACGAGATTACAAGGTAATCATCAGACGCTTCTTTAAATGGTTGAAGGGGGATAAGAGCCCGGCGGCATGGATAAAAGTTTCAAAGAAGGTCAGTGATCAGAAGCTGCCGGAATACATGATCACCGAGGATGAAGTGAAGCGGATGATAGAGGCCGCAAGCAACGCCCGAGACAAAGCTATCATCGCTTTACTGTACGACTCCGGGTGCAGGATAGGGGAACTCGGGGGCGTTAAGATCAAGAACATCACATTCGACCAGTATGGTGCCGTCGTTGTGGTGTCAGGGAAGACCGGGGCCAGGCGTGTAAGGGTGACTTTTGCAGCATCGTATCTGGCAGCCTGGCTGGATGTACATCCTTATAAAGAGAAGTCTGAAGCTTTCGTATTCATCAATCTGGAGGGAGTAAAGAAAGGAGAGCAGATGCAATATCAAGCTTTTCAGTACACGCTCAAGAAAATAGCAAAAGCAGCAGGTATAGAAAAGCGAATCCATCTTCACCTTTTCCGGCATTCGAGGAGTACTGAGCTCGCGCAATATCTAACAGAAGCTCAGATGGAAGAGCACCTTGGCTGGGCTCAGGGCTCAGAGATGCCCAGGACATATGTTCATCTTTCAGGAAAGCAGATTGATGATGCTATCCTCGGGATCTACGGGAAAAAGAAAAAAGAAGACACCATGCCAAAACTTACCAGCCGGATATGCACACGCTGCAAAAAAGAGAATGGGCCTACTTCATCATTTTGCGCTCAGTGCGGCCTGCCTCTCGATCCGCAGGCAGTGCAGGAAGTCCAGGTGCGTGAAGATGCAATGGCGCAAATCCTTGAACAGCTGATGAAGAATAAAGAGCTCCGGGACCTATGGAACGTGGCCGCTGAGGGAAAATCCTCGGAGTCGTAAGCGAACTGCTACACAGCTAAAGGATCGGAGGTTTTTACGCTTAATCACATGAGTCAGTTTTCGGGCAATTCCTCATCCACAACGGAGGATCTCCCGATATCTGACAGATCCACTTTCCGGAAGTCTTATCTTTTACAAGTTTTTCGCATTTCTGGCTCGTACAACGGCGAACAGAAGGCCTGAAACCCTCAGGAGGTGGAGTATTTGGTAAAGGACACTGCGAAATTTTCACAAGACTCTTTCCCGCCAGCTCGCAAAATCCCCGGGGTCCTTTCCTAGAAAGGTGAGGGCATTCCTTTTTTTCGCAGCGGGTGATTGTTTGAGGGCGTTTTGCCATTATAATCACGATATTAAACCTTGATGAGCCATAGTTCGTCTGGGTAATATCCTAAACCTTGACCGAACCTATCGTATATCTGAACAGTCACGCTATTGTTTCCAGCTCTGCAAATGCTCGTAATGTTTGCAAGGCCGTAGAACTGCTCATTTCCGAATGGATTAAATCCTATTTGTTGAAAATTCAGCGTACCATGTGGGGTGATCGCTCTGATCGCGTCATCCACGTACAGATTTGCGGCTACAGTTTTGCTCGATGAAAGATATATAAGTCCATATCCGTTCCATGAGAAGATAAAAGTTCCGAGGTCTACAACTTCACCCATATATGCCGCGGATCTGTGCCAATAGTCACAAACTTTGATCGGTAAATGCGTCTGTGATGCCACTACGTACCCACCGGCTTTCTGCGGAAAAAGCAGCACCCTATCACCTGGAACCGGCCCAGAAAGTTTCTCGAGGACCTCATAGCCCCGATAAGACGGAACAAGGATAACACGGTCACCCACCGCAAAAGAAGTTTTCAACGGCCAAGAAAGAAATCCCGTTTTCGTCTGGATGAACGCCCTTCTGTCTCCCGACTCTGCCATCAGTCATCTACCTCAACAGTCACTGTTTTTCCGGAATTTGTTTCCATGGTTACTGTTGAACCGTCCACGGAAGTTACGGTCCCGGCTTCAGCTTCTGACAGGCTATCCAGCCCGGTCTCGATCAGGGAGGATATAGTCGAAAGCAAATCGTCATTGATAGAAATAGAT containing:
- a CDS encoding acetolactate synthase large subunit; this encodes MTTGSTEKVNGAKALIKCLEKEGVDTLFGYPGGQIIPFYNELYDSDLRHILVRHEQAAAHAADGYARATGKTGVCVSTSGPGATNLVTGIATAYMDSVPIVALTGQVPRPLIGNDAFQEADITGITLPITKHNYLVQDAEEIPRIVKEAFHIASTGRPGPVLIDLPKDVQNIEIDLQYPDKVELRGYKPTYKGNTQQIKRAAEEIANSCRPIIYAGGGVISSNASAELVELAETLMAPVTTTLMGISAIPTEHPLYVGMLGMHGCKYANYAVQESDLIIAVGARFDDRVTGKLESFAPNARVIHIDVDPAEISKNVKVHVPIVGDAKQILKSLIKYIQRCNSAEWIEKINQWKKEYPLAYRYVSSDTIMPQFVVEQISEVCKDAIIVTEVGQHQMWAAQYFKYRKPRTFLTSGGLGTMGYGLPAAMGAKVGKPDKTVINIAGDGSFQMNSQELATLVQNDIPVVSVILNNGYLGMVRQWQELFYDRRYSHTFIKGSVDFVKLAEAYGALGLRAEKPSEVRPAIEEAVGSGRPAVVEVIVECEANVYPMVPAGAAINEIIDLEEH
- a CDS encoding (R)-citramalate synthase, whose amino-acid sequence is MLFENIHFLDTTLRDGEQTPGVALTREKKLLIARALDEMRINVIEAGSAITSAGERESIKAVANAGLDAEICSYCRIVKMDVDHALECDVDSIHLVAPVSDLHIKTKIKKDRDTVRQIAAEVTEYAKDHGLIVELSGEDASRADPEFLKAIYSDGIDAGADRLCFCDTVGLLVPEKTTEIFRDLSSSLKAPISIHCHNDFGLATANTVAALAAGAKQSHVTINGLGERAGNASLEEVVMSLEWLYKYDTGIKHEQIYRTSRLVSRLTGIPVSPNKALVGGNAFTHEAGIHVHGLLADKSTYEPMSPEYIGRQRQIVLGKHAGRSSITLALKEMGLEADEAQTEEIFNRVKQMGDQGKHITDADLQTIAETVLDIYKEPIVKLEEFTIVSGNRVTPTASIKLNVKDKEIVQAGIGNGPVDAVINAIRRAVSSCAEDVVLEEYHVDSITGGTDALVEVRVKLSKNGKVITASGARTDIIMASVEAVMNGMNRLIREE
- a CDS encoding site-specific integrase — its product is MSIHEYYTDIWLPKLEEKIRTADYPKRNRDLILKFETYLFSEGLKSLRVLKYLFVLDKIASGSSVSFSKMNEHHVQKIIADFERSELAASTKRDYKVIIRRFFKWLKGDKSPAAWIKVSKKVSDQKLPEYMITEDEVKRMIEAASNARDKAIIALLYDSGCRIGELGGVKIKNITFDQYGAVVVVSGKTGARRVRVTFAASYLAAWLDVHPYKEKSEAFVFINLEGVKKGEQMQYQAFQYTLKKIAKAAGIEKRIHLHLFRHSRSTELAQYLTEAQMEEHLGWAQGSEMPRTYVHLSGKQIDDAILGIYGKKKKEDTMPKLTSRICTRCKKENGPTSSFCAQCGLPLDPQAVQEVQVREDAMAQILEQLMKNKELRDLWNVAAEGKSSES